AGCGGTTGCTTATCCTTGATGGTCATTCAAGTCACCAAACTGCTGAATTGATGATTTCTGCAAGAACAATTCAATTATCTGTCTTTGTATGCCTCCAcatacatctcatcttcttcagcccctGGATGTTGGGGTTTTTGGGCCGCTCAAACGCGCATATGGAAAACTAGTGGAAGGTATGATGGTGGCTGGAAACAACCACATTGACAAGGAAGATTTTCTACATTTATACCCTCCTGCACGCAAAGCAGCATTTACCAAAGGGAATATATGCAGTGGCTTTGCAGGTGCAGGTCTTAAACCATTGAATCAGGGTCGGGTTCTTGAGAAAATCACCTTTCAACTTCgtacaccaacaccaccgccaaatCTAACTGAAGGCTCAATCTCGTCTGCTTTTCAAACACCTCAAAATCCTCGCCAGTTAGACCATAAGGTTCGCAGcctacaaagaagtcttcgGAAAAAAAGGACACTTTCTAGCAGCCCAATCTCTCATATTCAACATCTTGAGAAGGCTGCAcagatggcgatgaatatGAACCTCATTCTACAAGAAGACATCAAGGTTCTACGGGCTGAAAATGAgcggaaaatgaagaagaaggcaaggaaaCACACTTCTCTAGGGGATGACCTCTTTATCTCTGTACAGGAAGGCCGTGAGCatattcagcagcttgatactattcagcagcttgatGCACAGCTTAATGAGCAACTTAATGATGCTACACCTCGCCAGCGAGCTCCACCACGCTGTAGTGGTTGTGGGATTATTGGGCACACTATAAGGAGATGTCCTAGTAAATAGACATGTATTTAACTAGGAGATAGTCTCATTCAGTCAGATTgaatggtgttggtggttgaaaagcttCGAAAAGTAAtggttgcggggaaaattcgcacttcggccgtattcgccgctcgcccgttgAATACGTTATTAAAAGCTGACCTTGGGTGTTACAggtgaaaatatatatttactgcTGGAGTGTGCAGGTGTATCCTCTACCAAGAGAACTACTCTCATGAAGATTGATTTAGGGGAACATTTGCCTGAATAAGATATCAAGCAGTAGCAGGAGCTGATTTTTATATACTTCCAATGCCTAGTCCATATAGTTCAATATGTAATTGttggaaaatcaagaaaatgggaacttgatgattttatcgtgaactttgcggatctacatggataattaatggatatcatgcggataatccaaggatatccatatcatatccGCACTAGTGTTCATTTAAACCTATCATAATATAGAGCGGTACTCCATAATAATAGATCTATCTACTCTACATGTAACTCCCTGCAATAGTCAATGTCCCCTGAAGCCATGTTTAAATCTTTCTGTGAGTCCCTCACATTTTGCTCAGTGATAGTTTCCTATTTACACATTTTTCAATATgtcacaaaaccaacaatctcagttttctgattctttctatgattctgactttcttcaatcagaCATTATACAACCATTCTCTGATAGTCAGCAAACCATCCTAACCCAGAGGGGTTGGACGAATATGCCCATGTCCGAATTAGGGGTTCGGAGAAGTCGGGCGCTGATTGGCTGGCGAAAATGGCAATTGACACTCGGTCGGTCTGGAGCCTTGACGCTCGGTCGGTCTGGAGCTTACACCGGGTTGTGTGCCCGGGAGTGGCCCAATTGAGCTGAAATTTTCACAGCTTATAGACCGGCCCCTGCTTTATATCTGGCTCGCTCGGGGGCCCCATATCGCCCAAAATGACGGCGTGGTGTGGGTGGAAAGATGCCCGGTTTGGGCGCGCGGATTTGTTGGGGTGTGGCCCGACCATCGCCATTCCGCCGCCATGATCGACCCGGTGAATTCGGGGGTCATTCACTCATTCAATTCATCGAATTCACAGCATCATTCACTACACCCATTCATGGGATAGAGCGGCCATGGAGAATGAGctgttccagaagatcccAAGCTTGCAAGTGATGATCTGTCGCCAGTGCAAGCATGGCGTACGACCGGTGGAGGTCGAGCGACATCTGAAGCGGAAACATCAGTTCAAGCATCAATCCGCCCACCAGTTGGCTCAGGCAGTCCAACAgtgggaggatattgaacagGACAGTGCGGCCATCCAGATCCCATGCATATTGAACGACCCGCTGCCCATCATTCCCATCATCCCCTGTGAACCCAATGGTTTGTTATGCCAACGACAGGACCCCCCGTGCCATtatgtggcatccagcatGGACACCATGCGAAAGCACTGGCGCCAGGTCCATCAATGGTCCCAACAGACCCGCCGTGGCCGGGTTGGCCAGAGAGAGCGCACACAAGGGGCCGCTGAGCTCCGGCGTTCATTCACCACCGTAGCGTGGCAGCAGAtcttcccatcgggcccGGGGTCCCATTACATCCATATCCGCTTCCCAGAGGgccacccaccaccaccaccaccaccgcccccCGCGGACCAGGCCCAACGGGCCGTCGATGCCATCATCACCGCATGGGATCAGGCTCGAACGGCCCAGGAACAACAGGCCGTCATCCAGGCCGATCGGATCACCGATGCTAACCCGTGGCTCCGCCGGACCGGGTGGGCACGATACCTGGAAGGTGTGCACCCCCAGGACCTGCTCCGGCTGGTGGAAGCGCCCCCCGAGGAGCCCCCGGATCCCATtgaacaggccatccaggccaTTTGGAATGCCATGGGCCAGTTGGCCCGGCGGAGCCAGCAGACCGTGCAGCGGTGTGGAACCGGCATTTGTATGGAGGCGGCCCGGACCGAGGCCGGACAGACCCCATACCGGCCGCTCCAGGCGTACATGGATGAAACCAGTGTCCAGAAGCATGTGCAGGCGTGGCAGCaagtgttgggcttcattgcacgcacacaggccacccaggccgGACAGGGCATGCGGGAGTGGTGTGGTCCGCTGcccgtgtatgggatgaccgcgcggcagcagcggaagtggcagatcttgtggcagcttgccatgcccaccatggcgaggccccaacaggcgccccatcgagcccgggctcgggcggtccatatgttccccggggccggtcgGATCCTAGAGCAGGGTGGGAACCCCGGCAGTTATCGGGCCACCGAGGggcatggggtgagccccgagcatgtggaagaagcagaggagactggcaatgcaggcagcactgagccggcatggatgatgagcccaatggagcgtgcctgcttggagttttgcattgagctgctcaaccagcgccaccgtgcccatgaatatgaaagcccccttgtgtgtgccatggcggtgctcggctggggggagactgggtggcgtgatcccgacagttacccccccattttatcgcggatgatcaagcttgcgcggttcatggtggtgcagaaggcactgtggttggatccccatgtgggggacattattcagatgtggcaggcacaggctagcacagtgaatggcactccgaatggcactccgaatggcactccgaatggcactccgaatggcactccgaatggcactccgaatggcactccgaatggcactccgaatggcactccaaatggcacaccggctagcccaatagcatggccgttggccagtgcagatgcccaactggccgatatcgatgagggctgtgatagtgccagtcccacacgctccacccccaccacagtgcacgatcgcccgtcatttcatgaccatgtgcagcagatggtcagccgcttcatgatccgtggcacccatgggcccatgcagacattgctcgactggcgcacatatgggt
The sequence above is a segment of the Aspergillus chevalieri M1 DNA, chromosome 6, nearly complete sequence genome. Coding sequences within it:
- a CDS encoding uncharacterized protein (COG:L;~EggNog:ENOG410PI7H;~InterPro:IPR022698;~PFAM:PF12013), producing the protein MENELFQKIPSLQVMICRQCKHGVRPVEVERHLKRKHQFKHQSAHQLAQAVQQWEDIEQDSAAIQIPCILNDPLPIIPIIPCEPNGLLCQRQDPPCHYVASSMDTMRKHWRQVHQWSQQTRRGRVGQRERTQGAAELRRSFTTVAWQQIFPSGPGSHYIHIRFPEGHPPPPPPPPPADQAQRAVDAIITAWDQARTAQEQQAVIQADRITDANPWLRRTGWARYLEGVHPQDLLRLVEAPPEEPPDPIEQAIQAIWNAMGQLARRSQQTVQRCGTGICMEAARTEAGQTPYRPLQAYMDETSVQKHVQAWQQVLGFIARTQATQAGQGMREWCGPLPVYGMTARQQRKWQILWQLAMPTMARPQQAPHRARARAVHMFPGAGRILEQGGNPGSYRATEGHGVSPEHVEEAEETGNAGSTEPAWMMSPMERACLEFCIELLNQRHRAHEYESPLVCAMAVLGWGETGWRDPDSYPPILSRMIKLARFMVVQKALWLDPHVGDIIQMWQAQASTVNGTPNGTPNGTPNGTPNGTPNGTPNGTPNGTPNGTPNGTPASPIAWPLASADAQLADIDEGCDSASPTRSTPTTVHDRPSFHDHVQQMVSRFMIRGTHGPMQTLLDWRTYGLKIHYNSTAPGHVAWMGADELLYKDLHFTMGEFRGFIHRLVGATRELLCELLCIADGSSSAHTPSTMPLPAIPWQGLYDDPTQGHPGWNFLHDRRTRAPRAAAIHAPGAIHCPLVAQYLARVARFKEKLAVAIHMTAGQPARAPELLSVQYVNTPNNQFRNVFIEDGMVTLVTAYHKGFHASNDSKLIHRYVPRAVGELVVWYMWLAMPFIDQLTAWQAGTAHGTVNGTVNGTVNGMSNGTSNGTSNGTANGISNGTLNGTSNSTLNGTLNGISNGTSNGTLNGTSNSTLNGTWNGTPNGTVNGMSNGRLNGTSNSTSNGTPIGTPIGTQAGTSNAMSNGTTIGTSNGTSNGTLNGTANGTSNSTLNGTLNSTLNGTWNGTPNGTVNGMSNGRLNGTSNSTSNGTPIGTPIGTQAGTSNAMSNGTTIGTSNGTSNGTLNGTANGTSNSTLNGTLNSTLNGTWNGTPNGTVNGTLNGTLNGTANGTRAGTVDGTSNSTLNGTWNGTHIERHMEWHTSRHGQWHTEWHGERHTEWLIDWHVERHIGMGY